The window CGTTGTCCGAACTCTTTCAAGTCGTATTGAGCCCATGACTTGCCCAAGTCGGGCGAATAGATAATCCCCGTCGCGTACGGCGACGCGGGAGCGTAATGAGCCGACAGAATCACGTCATCTTCGATGATCATGTTCGCGGATTCGTAATGCGGGTTGAACAGCAATTCGTGCTTGGTCGGATCCGCTAGATCTGCTGGAGCACAACGGAAGATGCCACGGTCATGAGGCATCGTGCCATTCTTGCCGTTGGCATCGGCCGCCCAGTAGAGTTGCCCGTCGACAAAGTTGATCCCTCCCGATTTGTACCGGGAGTTTGAATTGACAGACACCAAAACGGTCCATTCCCAAGAATCGTTGTTGGCGTCGTAGGTTCCACGAAGCCAGTGGCACTCTTGGTGGTTGTTGCCATCGGCATCGGTCCGATCATGGTCGCCGGTACAAGCGTAGAAAGCGTTCTCGGCCGGGTTGTAGGTCACGCAGTGGATATGTCGGCAAACCACTGGGTTATCGGGATTGCCAAGTTGATCATCGGGGCCGGCACCGGGTTGTTGGAATGTGGGGCTTTGTCCGAAGGAGTAAGCGATCTTGACGGTTTCGCCGTGGTCCGTCGAATAGTAGATGTTGATCGGAACCGGTCCGCCCAGCACGTTGCAGTAGTTGCCCCACACCAGCATCTCAGCTCCATTCACGTCCCAGGTGTGAACACCGTCGAGCGGATGATAGTACCAGCCCGGATTTTCGGGATCGATCGGTTGGTGCGGTCGGTAGTCGCTGCCGTCGGTGTCTTCAACAACTATCTCTTTGTATGAACTCAGATTGTCGGTGCTGAGAAAGAGGCGAGTGCGTGTTGCGAACAGGATGTTCCCGTTTCCGAGGATGCAGCTGAACGTGATCTTGTCAGCGTCGCGAAAAATGGCGTCGTGCGCCCAAGTCTGCCCATTGTCTTCGGACAAGTAGACTTTGCCCTGGCCAAAACCAAGCGCCTTGTTGTCTCTTTGGGAATCGATGTAGGGCCCCTCAGGAGCCAACCGGTACCAGAAGTGGGGCGTTTCGGAAACTCCTTCCTCATCGGCCCAGACTCGGTCGTTGGCTTGCAACAGCACGCCACTGCTGACCGCAGCAGAGAACAGCCAATCCCGCCGAGTCAATGAAAGGGAGGATTCACGTTCGGGGCGTCGCGTCATGGTGAACTCGGTGGTGCGGGGGAGCGGGGGACATCGATCACGACGGCTAATTCTAGCCGACCAAACATCGGCTATCATGGTTCGCGGTTCATTTCGTCAGCCCGCCTCCGCCATCCCTTGTGGCCCACTTCCCATGCTCAATTCCCGGTTCGGCAGCCTTGCCGTTTGCATTCCGTTGTTGTCAGCCATGCTTGGTTCGTTTGGCCCGTCGCCTCAATGCATCCTGGCGGAGGATTGGAACGTGTTCCGCGGACCGTGGGGAAATGGAATCGCCAACACAGACGCAAGCGTTCCAACGGAATGGTCACGCGAAAAGAACATTGCCTTTCGAACGGAGTTACCAGGTCAGGGTTGGTCGTCGCCTGTCATCGCGAATGATTGGATCTATGTTTCAGCGGCAATTCCGATCGACCAATCAACCGATCCGAAGACGACGGACTACGATTTGTCGCTGATCGTCTTGGATGCAAAAAGCGGCGATGTGCTGAAGACGGTGTCGCTGATGCGGCAGACGGCTGAGAAGAGCCCAAAGATTCACAAGAAGAATTCACACGCCAGCCCAACGCCCATCGTTGATGGCGACCGAGTGTTCGTGCACTTCGGTTACCAAGGGACCGCATGTGTTGATTTGGAAGGCAATGTGATTTGGAAAAACCGGGATCTGTTTTTCAAACCAGTTCACGGAAACGGTGGCACGCCGGTGTTGGTCGACGACAAACTGATCTTCACCTGCGATGGTGCCAGCGATCCGAAGGTGGTCGCGTTGGATGCAAAGACTGGCAAGATTGCTTGGGAAGTTGAACGTCCGAACGATGCGAATCGAAAGTTTTCGTTCTGCACTCCAGCGTTGATCGTCGTGAACGGTCAGAAGCAAGTGATCGCACCCGGAAGCGACTGCGTTTTGTCAATCGCTCCCGCGGATGGACGAGTGATTTGGCAATTGCTGTATTCGGGTTACTCGGTAATTCCAAAGCCGATCTATCACAACGGATTGGTTTATTTATCGACCAGCTATGACACGCCCAGCATGCTTGCCATCGATCCGACAGGCGAGGGCGATGTCACGGACACGCATTTAGAATGGTCTCTGAAAAAGAACGTTCCCCACACACCATCCATGTTGGCGGATGAGGAATGGATCTATTCCATCAGTGACGATGGAATTGCGATGTGTGTGGAAGCCGCCACCGGTGAGATCGTTTACAAAAAGCGAGTGGGCGGCGGTTTTTCGTCTTCGCCGGTGATGGTCGACAACAAGATCTACTACACCAACGAATCGGGTTTGACGACCGTCATCGCAAGCGGTCCCGATTACAAGGTCCTGGCAGAGAATGATTTGGGAGAACGCACCCTGGCATCCGCGGCAGTGCACGGCAACGCTTTGTTCATCCGTACCGCCGATGCGATCTATCGAATCGAAGAATGAGTCGAGCCGCGTTTGCTCGGCCGACTGCCGAATTTACCGCCTGCCAATTCGTACGTCGACTTGATTCGCGAGCAGGGGCATCGGCCGCGAGTGTTTGAGCGAATTGATGTTTCTTGCCAGAAAGGTCCTGGGCCAAGACGTCCTCGGGCGAGGTTTCTCAGCGGAGTCCGGGGGCTTCGGTGATGGAGGAGATCTCGCCGCAGTCCAGCCAAACGCTTTCGCATCGACCGCATGAGTCAATGGCGACGCGTCCGGGACCGGCATAGAAGAACGAGTCCATCAGTGTGCGGCACTTGGGGCAAGTCAACCGGGAGTGGTGATCGCGTGGACCATCCAACGCGGGATCAAACTCACCGGTTCGGTCGGGACCTTCGTAAGACTCCCGACGCTCGCGAATCAACCTGGCGAACGTGGAACGATTCAGCAGGACGCCCTGGCACCGTCTGCATCCTTGAATGGGATACTTGCCAAGCGATCCGAGTTCCAATTGAGTGTGGTCACAAGTCAAACAGGGTGTCTCCGCTTGTGTGCCCGTTAGGACCAAGCCATCGACGGAATCATTCAGCGGGGTCGCAACCGCTTCGCATTCGCAATACTCGCAGTAGTATCGTCCAGATCGTCCCATTCGCGTGACGGGGGCACCGCATGATCCGCAATTCATTGCTTTGTCTTCCACAATCCAACTGACTCGAAATGACCTGGCGTCCAGGCTTTGTATTTCGAAGCGTTGGTCACGGATCCGTCGAATGTGCACGCGTTTTTGGGTGCGGTCGCAAGCAAACTCGCCGCAACGACTTGTGGTGAGCGAATGTGACGAAGATTAGGGATTTGCTGATTCGAAGTTTGCTCTCCCGCGAAACGGAAAAACCTCGGTCACAGAGAAACGTCGGATGGAGCCAAGTGTTTTTCGAAGAATGCGTACAAGACTGAGTTGGAGTCCTCGTTTGGCGAGTGGTCCGCACGGTTGGTCATCGCGACTCGGTCATCGTGGCCAAGCAATGCATTGACCGCGACGGAATGATTCAGAGCCGTCCAGCGACGAATCGGATCGGCGGAACCACCCGAGACGAGAAATGGCCGCGGTGCCATCAACGCGTGCAGTTCGTGCAAATCATGCCCCTGGGCGATCAGTCGTGGGTATAAACCGCGAGCCGGATTGTCCTGTGTGATCAAACCGCGTTTTCGCCAGGGTTTCGGATGGTATCCCAAATACCACGGCTCCCAGTAGTTGACGCCTGACATCGATTCGTCGAACACGATGCCAGGGTCCGACCACGCCCCACAGGCAAATCGTTCGGAAAGACAGGCGGCGAACATCGCCCATTTTCCGCCGAACGAATGTCCCACCACACCGATTCGATTCGGGTCGACTTCGGGACGGTCCGCTAAGACTTGCCATGCGGTCGTGGCGGCATAAGCCAACATTGACAATGGTTGAACCGACGCATCATCGATGGACGGGTGATACAACGAATAAGTCTTCGCTTCTGTCGCTTCGGTTGTGCCAATGGAGAGCGTCACAAATCCGCGATGGGCCAATTGCAAAGCGAAGTCGCGGTGCGGTTTGCCCAGACCGATGGCGGTTTCAGGTTCGTAGTAGACCGAAAGAACCGCCGGTAAATCGTGATCAGCGTGCTCGACGGTATTAGGTACCAGCAGATACGCGGTCGCTTTTTCATTAGGCGTCCATTGGAACTCGATGGTGTGTTTCGTTACCGAATCCAGATGAACAGTCTCTGAAATGGTGACCTGTGGATCAGTGATCGGTTTCGGCCATTTGCCCAGCAAGGATTCCCAACGCGTTTGAATTTCTTTTCGTCTTTGCGGCCATTGGCTTGCGTGGGGCACTCGTGTTCCATTTTCGAAAATCAACGGTGATCGATAGTCACCGAGTTCTTCGGTCATCGCCTGTGGTGGTTTGCAATAGGCAGTCGTCTCCACGCTGATTCCCGGATTGCTGGTCATCGATGCGAGGTCATTTGGTTGATTCCACCGCAGTTTCGCGATGAAGATTCGGTTGTCGCTTCCGTGTTTCTCGACTCCCGCGGGCTGCATCCATTCGGTCACTGATACCCAAGTCTCGTCTTTGGAAACGCGAGTGACGCCAAAGTTCCCCAGGCGAGCACCGTGCTCGGGAACCAAGACTCGTTCGGTGGCGCGAATCACTCGCAGGGAATTGGGGTCGACCTGAGCCATGAACAACGGCGCACGGTGCCGAAACACGTGGTCGTTGTTTGCACCGCGCCGCGTGTAAACCAGAAACAGTCCGTTGCTATGGGTTACCCAGTGCTGTTGTGTGTTGTAGCTGCCCAGGTCTTTGCCGTCATCGAATTTCCAACGCTGTGGTTCATCGAAGTGCAGTCCGTCATCGCTGGTCGCGACATAACCATGTTGATCATTCCGGATGGTCATGTAGTAGCGACCGTCGTAATGCGTCAGCGATGGTTCGGCCATCCCTCTTTCGACGGGAATCGTCAGCGCGTTGCCATGTTCGATGTAGTGAAGTGTTTCACCGTCAAAACGACATCGTACGATCAGCGACGAGTACTGCTTTTGATCCGGGCGTTTGCAGTAGACCGGCAACAGAACGTCTCCGCCGGGTAAGTCGACTCGTTGGGCACTGCCCGAGCCCGCGTTTTGAAACTGAGGCTCGTCAGGTAGTTCAAGAACTTTCCAGTCATTCCAACTTGAGTTTTGAGGATCCATCACACTGTAAGCAACTCCTCGTGGGCGAACATGCATCACCCGGTTGTTGCGATACCAAACGGTTTGTCCGATTCCCAGCAACCGCTGACTCGCCGCGTGCCACTGGGGAACGAAGTCGCAAACGGTCGTTTCGTCGCCTTCCTGCAGCATTGCCTCGGCACCTTTTCCGCCGCGTGGAATGCGATCGCCTTCCACCTTCTGACGTGAAAAGGAGTCGATGGGGCTGAGTTTCGACCATGCGTTTGATTCGGGCGTTTTTCGAGATTCATGCAAACGGTAGAAGACATCGGAACCTGACAGCAACAACTTTTGTGTGGTCATGACCGCGGTGGCAGCACCACTGGCGTCAGGAACAGTTCCCACTCGAGCGTGTACCCAACATTCTTTGCCGTCAAACCCTTCATGGGTGACTTCGAGTGAGACCGCGTAGTCCAAGGGTGCTGTTTGAGATTCAGCCGGCGTATTGGCCGACACGGTTTCTCCTGGATAGAACCAAGAGACGGGAATTCGGGTCAGCTGCAACGAGTTCAGTCGTGGGTACTCGCAGTGGGCCAGCAAGACATGATCGTCGACAAACTCGATGGCGGTGTAGCAGTACCAGCCTTCGGGATCCGTTCCAACGTTTTGAATGTTCTGCCATGTCTTTCCATCGTCTTTCGAGATCGCAGCGGTGAAAGGACGTCGACCAACAGGTTGTTTCTTTGCCAGTTCGTCGTCGCCGTTGTTCCACAGCATCAGCAAATCGCCGGTGGATGGAATGCGTTCGATCGATGCGGGTGAAACAGTGGGCTGAGTGAATGATGACGGCTTCAAGTCCGACCATGTATCGCCCTGGTCGTCCGAGTAGGAGAGCAACTGAGCATTGCTGCTGCGGCAAAACATCATCACGCGACCATCACTCAGTTCGACGACGCCTGGTTCCTGTGCCAGTGATTCGGAGGTCAACGCGGATTGGCTGCGTTTCCATGTTGCGCCTTGATCGTCCGACAAGTAACAAACCATCTCGGCCGACTTTCGATAACCTGGCCAACCGACTCGATAGTGAACCGCCAAAGGCACGATCAATCGACCGCTGCTGAGTTGAATCACGCGGTCATTGTTCAGCACGCTATAGGAAGGCGTGTCTTTGGGAACGATCCGAGTCGGTTCGGACCAAGTGTCTCCTTCGTCCGAGCTGGTTCGCATCAAGATGTCGTCCAAGAACAAATGTTTGGCATCCGGTGTCGGATCGTATTTGCGGATGTAGAACAAACCAATGCGACCATCTTGCAGACGCAGCAACGACACAGACATCAAATTCGCGTCGTCGTCGCCGCGTTCGATCACTGAGTCGTCTTCGGTCGTCCAGGTGATGCCGTTGTCGTTTGAGTGACGCGATACCAATGCCGCCGGTGCGTGGTCGCCGGTTCCAATGAACTTGGTGTAAACCAATAGCAGGCGTCCGTCCTTCAACTGAACGAAATCGCCTTCGCTATTGCGGCCATTACCGGGACGAGGCTCGATCCGCAGAACCTTTTCGATTCCGTTCGGCACGCCAGTCGGTGGACGCTGGGCGTGGGCGGCGGTGCAGGCTAGTACGCCGGCTAAAAGGACAGACACGACGGATTTGGGCAGCATCGGCAGAGACATCGCTCTTCCATTCGGTGGGGATTTGTCGCAGCGACAGTGGCAAGCGGTCTTTCGCTCAGCAAAAACTGCCGACACGACCTGTCAGAAAGCAACAAAAAGGGCGGGCGGAAACGGGCGGGAATCGCGGTTGCGATCGGACTGCCATGATAGTGCATTTTGAGCGTTGGTATCGCTTGCGACCCGTGATTTGCCGCACTTCGGAGGTGTTGTGAAGATCCGCTCCCTACCGGCTTGGCTGGCCTATGCGTTTGGTGCATGGAAAGGATGCGGTGAATGCATTGGACGTTTCTTGGCTTAGCCCGATACTAGTACGTGACCCCACTTCACCAAGCGAATCAGCTTGGGACCTGTTTGCAACTTTTATGAGGACGCGGACGATGAAATCCACTGCTACCAACATGAATCAACATCCAACAACGGCACAGATTTGCCGCCGATTTGCAACGCGACTGTTTCGCGGAACTGTTTCCATTCGACCACTCACCCTGACGCTGGGTTGCTTGGCGGCATCGGCCAGTGCCAGTTTGGTTGCTCAGGAAACGGCGACGAACGCTGCGGCATCTCAAGCTGATGCGATCAGCAAGTGTCCGGTGATGGGAAATCCGGCGGGCCCAAATCGGCACACGGTATCCGGAGCGATGGGCAATGGCGATTGGTGGCCGAATCAATTGAACCTCGACATGCTTCATCAAAACTCGGTGAAGAGCAACCCGATGGGCGAGGACTTTGACTACGCCGCCGCGTTCAATTCGTTGGATTTGGCCGCCGTCAAAGCTGACATCAAGGAGTTGATGAACACTTCGCAAGACTGGTGGCCATCGGACTATGGACACTATGGTCCATTGTTTATCCGCATGGCTTGGCACAGCGCGGGTACGTATCGAGTGTCGGACGGTCGCGGTGGTGCATCCGATGGCACGCAACGCTTTGCTCCGCTGAACAGTTGGCCCGACAACGCGAACTTGGACAAGGCTCGTCGTTTGCTTTGGCCGATCAAACAAAAATACGGCAGCAAGATCTCTTGGGCTGACCTGATGGTCTTGACCGGCAACTGCGCACTCGAAGACATGGGCTTCGAAACGTTTGGATTTGCCGGCGGTCGCGAAGATGTTTGGGAACCACAAAAGGATGTTTACTGGGGACCTGAAACGGAGTGGTTGGGTGACAAGCGTTACAGCGGCGATCGTGATTTGCAAAACCCACTCGCGGCGGTGCAAATGGGATTGATCTACGTCAACCCGGAAGGTCCAAACGGAAAGCCTGACCCGATCGCAGCGGCCAAAGACATCCGCGAAACGTTCGGCCGGATGGCGATGAACGATGAAGAAACCGTCGCGTTGATCGCCGGTGGTCACACGTTTGGCAAAGCACACGGTGCGGCATCACCGGATGGCAATATGGGAGTTGAACCGGAAGGTGAAGGCTTGGCCGCTCAAGGGTTGGGCTGGATCAACACACATGGAACCGGCAACGCGGGCGACACGATCACCAGCGGTTTGGAAGGTGCATGGACATCCACACCCGCCGAATGGTCGCACGGATACTTCGAGAATCTGTTCGGCTATGAATGGAAACTGGTCAAGAGTCCTGCGGGTGCATGGCAGTGGACTCCGACCGACGAAAACGCGAAGGGGACCGTGCCGGATGCTCATGACGCGTCGAAGTCA of the Rhodopirellula baltica SH 1 genome contains:
- a CDS encoding PQQ-like beta-propeller repeat protein, producing the protein MLNSRFGSLAVCIPLLSAMLGSFGPSPQCILAEDWNVFRGPWGNGIANTDASVPTEWSREKNIAFRTELPGQGWSSPVIANDWIYVSAAIPIDQSTDPKTTDYDLSLIVLDAKSGDVLKTVSLMRQTAEKSPKIHKKNSHASPTPIVDGDRVFVHFGYQGTACVDLEGNVIWKNRDLFFKPVHGNGGTPVLVDDKLIFTCDGASDPKVVALDAKTGKIAWEVERPNDANRKFSFCTPALIVVNGQKQVIAPGSDCVLSIAPADGRVIWQLLYSGYSVIPKPIYHNGLVYLSTSYDTPSMLAIDPTGEGDVTDTHLEWSLKKNVPHTPSMLADEEWIYSISDDGIAMCVEAATGEIVYKKRVGGGFSSSPVMVDNKIYYTNESGLTTVIASGPDYKVLAENDLGERTLASAAVHGNALFIRTADAIYRIEE
- a CDS encoding TFIIB-type zinc ribbon-containing protein gives rise to the protein MNCGSCGAPVTRMGRSGRYYCEYCECEAVATPLNDSVDGLVLTGTQAETPCLTCDHTQLELGSLGKYPIQGCRRCQGVLLNRSTFARLIRERRESYEGPDRTGEFDPALDGPRDHHSRLTCPKCRTLMDSFFYAGPGRVAIDSCGRCESVWLDCGEISSITEAPGLR
- a CDS encoding exo-alpha-sialidase, giving the protein MSLPMLPKSVVSVLLAGVLACTAAHAQRPPTGVPNGIEKVLRIEPRPGNGRNSEGDFVQLKDGRLLLVYTKFIGTGDHAPAALVSRHSNDNGITWTTEDDSVIERGDDDANLMSVSLLRLQDGRIGLFYIRKYDPTPDAKHLFLDDILMRTSSDEGDTWSEPTRIVPKDTPSYSVLNNDRVIQLSSGRLIVPLAVHYRVGWPGYRKSAEMVCYLSDDQGATWKRSQSALTSESLAQEPGVVELSDGRVMMFCRSSNAQLLSYSDDQGDTWSDLKPSSFTQPTVSPASIERIPSTGDLLMLWNNGDDELAKKQPVGRRPFTAAISKDDGKTWQNIQNVGTDPEGWYCYTAIEFVDDHVLLAHCEYPRLNSLQLTRIPVSWFYPGETVSANTPAESQTAPLDYAVSLEVTHEGFDGKECWVHARVGTVPDASGAATAVMTTQKLLLSGSDVFYRLHESRKTPESNAWSKLSPIDSFSRQKVEGDRIPRGGKGAEAMLQEGDETTVCDFVPQWHAASQRLLGIGQTVWYRNNRVMHVRPRGVAYSVMDPQNSSWNDWKVLELPDEPQFQNAGSGSAQRVDLPGGDVLLPVYCKRPDQKQYSSLIVRCRFDGETLHYIEHGNALTIPVERGMAEPSLTHYDGRYYMTIRNDQHGYVATSDDGLHFDEPQRWKFDDGKDLGSYNTQQHWVTHSNGLFLVYTRRGANNDHVFRHRAPLFMAQVDPNSLRVIRATERVLVPEHGARLGNFGVTRVSKDETWVSVTEWMQPAGVEKHGSDNRIFIAKLRWNQPNDLASMTSNPGISVETTAYCKPPQAMTEELGDYRSPLIFENGTRVPHASQWPQRRKEIQTRWESLLGKWPKPITDPQVTISETVHLDSVTKHTIEFQWTPNEKATAYLLVPNTVEHADHDLPAVLSVYYEPETAIGLGKPHRDFALQLAHRGFVTLSIGTTEATEAKTYSLYHPSIDDASVQPLSMLAYAATTAWQVLADRPEVDPNRIGVVGHSFGGKWAMFAACLSERFACGAWSDPGIVFDESMSGVNYWEPWYLGYHPKPWRKRGLITQDNPARGLYPRLIAQGHDLHELHALMAPRPFLVSGGSADPIRRWTALNHSVAVNALLGHDDRVAMTNRADHSPNEDSNSVLYAFFEKHLAPSDVSL
- the katG gene encoding catalase/peroxidase HPI, which translates into the protein MRLVHGKDAVNALDVSWLSPILVRDPTSPSESAWDLFATFMRTRTMKSTATNMNQHPTTAQICRRFATRLFRGTVSIRPLTLTLGCLAASASASLVAQETATNAAASQADAISKCPVMGNPAGPNRHTVSGAMGNGDWWPNQLNLDMLHQNSVKSNPMGEDFDYAAAFNSLDLAAVKADIKELMNTSQDWWPSDYGHYGPLFIRMAWHSAGTYRVSDGRGGASDGTQRFAPLNSWPDNANLDKARRLLWPIKQKYGSKISWADLMVLTGNCALEDMGFETFGFAGGREDVWEPQKDVYWGPETEWLGDKRYSGDRDLQNPLAAVQMGLIYVNPEGPNGKPDPIAAAKDIRETFGRMAMNDEETVALIAGGHTFGKAHGAASPDGNMGVEPEGEGLAAQGLGWINTHGTGNAGDTITSGLEGAWTSTPAEWSHGYFENLFGYEWKLVKSPAGAWQWTPTDENAKGTVPDAHDASKSHAPMMFTTDLALRMDPEYGKISRRFHDNPEQFEKAFAKAWYKLTHRDMGPVSRLLGDSVPEPQLWQDPIPEATFDVIGSKEIEQLKQKILATNLTSSQLVSTAWASASTFRNSDMRGGANGARIRLAPQKDWEVNEPAELASVLTTLEGVQKEFNASRKDGKQVSMADLIVLGGCAGVEAAAMKAGHAIQVPFTPGRTDATQEMTDVESFEPLKPIADGFRNYQGHNADRPAEEMLVDKANLLSLTAPEMTVLVGGMRALDTNAGAGPLADLGKLTKRPGALTNDFFVNLLDMNTVWKQSPMCEHFFEGRDRESGNLKWTASRVDLVFGSNSQLRGIAEVYASEDAKEKFVKDFVNAWTKVMNLDRFDVNDSESTETQVAAK